One window from the genome of Sphingomonas crocodyli encodes:
- the rpsH gene encoding 30S ribosomal protein S8 codes for MALTDPLGDLLTRIRNGQRARKDSVVSPASKLRARVLDVLQREGYIRGYSAETVAGHDGLRIELKYFEGQPAIQHVARVSKPGRRIYSGSKELPRVRNGLGITIVSTPKGVLSDAEAREQNVGGEVLAEVF; via the coding sequence ATGGCTCTGACCGATCCTTTGGGTGATCTGCTCACCCGCATCCGCAACGGGCAGCGCGCCCGCAAGGACAGCGTGGTTTCCCCCGCGTCCAAGCTGCGCGCCCGCGTGCTCGACGTTCTCCAGCGTGAAGGCTACATCCGTGGCTACAGCGCAGAGACTGTCGCCGGCCATGACGGCCTGCGCATCGAGCTGAAATATTTCGAGGGCCAGCCGGCGATCCAGCATGTCGCCCGCGTCTCGAAGCCCGGCCGCCGCATCTATTCGGGCTCCAAGGAGCTTCCGCGCGTGCGCAACGGCCTCGGCATCACCATCGTCTCGACGCCTAAGGGTGTTCTGTCCGACGCGGAAGCGCGTGAGCAGAATGTCGGCGGCGAGGTTCTCGCGGAGGTCTTCTGA
- the rpsE gene encoding 30S ribosomal protein S5 encodes MADETEIQTGAPVEAGAEGQGERRGARGGRGRGGNNDRGGRGRDGNRGRRDDRNKNAEEQGEELIEKLVHINRVSKTVKGGKRFGFAALVVVGDGKGRSGFGHGKAREVPEAISKATAAAKKAMIRVPLKEGRTLHHDGKGHFGAGRVSVRTAPPGTGIIAGGPMRAIFESLGVHDVVTKSVGTSNPYNMIRATFEALKDQTSPKSVSQRRGKKIADLLGRGGASGQVAEAEAAAIAE; translated from the coding sequence ATGGCTGACGAAACCGAAATCCAGACCGGCGCGCCGGTCGAAGCCGGGGCCGAAGGCCAGGGCGAGCGCCGTGGCGCACGTGGCGGCCGTGGCCGTGGCGGCAACAACGATCGTGGCGGCCGTGGCCGTGACGGCAATCGTGGCCGTCGCGACGACCGCAACAAGAATGCGGAAGAGCAGGGCGAGGAGCTGATCGAGAAGCTCGTCCACATCAACCGCGTCTCGAAGACCGTGAAGGGCGGTAAGCGCTTCGGCTTCGCCGCGCTCGTCGTGGTCGGCGATGGCAAGGGCCGCTCGGGCTTCGGCCACGGCAAGGCTCGCGAAGTGCCGGAAGCCATCTCGAAGGCGACCGCCGCTGCGAAGAAGGCGATGATCCGCGTTCCGCTGAAGGAGGGCCGCACCCTCCATCACGACGGCAAGGGTCATTTCGGCGCCGGCCGCGTCAGCGTCCGCACCGCGCCTCCGGGCACCGGCATCATCGCCGGCGGTCCGATGCGCGCTATCTTCGAAAGCCTGGGTGTTCACGACGTGGTGACCAAGTCGGTCGGCACCTCGAACCCCTACAACATGATCCGTGCGACCTTCGAGGCGCTCAAGGATCAGACTTCGCCGAAGTCGGTGTCGCAGCGCCGTGGCAAGAAGATCGCCGACCTGCTGGGTCGTGGCGGTGCTTCGGGCCAGGTTGCCGAGGCCGAAGCGGCCGCGATCGCGGAGTAA
- the rplF gene encoding 50S ribosomal protein L6, whose protein sequence is MSRIGKRPVPVPAGVTASIEGKTLSVKGPKGTLSMGLADEVTYALEDGSISVQPANETKRSRSFWGMQRTLVQNLITGVTEGYSKTLQITGVGYRANVQGKNLKLQLGYSHDVDFAIPEGITIATPDQTTVQITGIDKQQVGQVAAEIRRWRKPEPYKGKGIKYQGEFIFRKEGKKK, encoded by the coding sequence ATGAGCCGCATTGGTAAGCGCCCTGTTCCGGTTCCGGCCGGCGTCACCGCCTCGATCGAAGGCAAGACGCTTTCGGTCAAGGGGCCGAAGGGCACGCTCAGCATGGGTCTGGCTGATGAAGTCACCTATGCGCTCGAAGATGGCAGCATCTCGGTGCAGCCGGCCAACGAGACGAAGCGTTCGCGCTCGTTCTGGGGCATGCAGCGCACGCTGGTCCAGAACCTGATCACGGGTGTGACCGAGGGTTATTCGAAGACCCTCCAGATCACCGGCGTCGGCTATCGCGCCAACGTCCAGGGCAAGAATCTGAAGCTGCAGCTCGGCTACAGCCACGACGTCGACTTCGCGATCCCCGAAGGGATCACGATCGCGACGCCGGATCAGACGACCGTCCAGATCACGGGCATCGACAAGCAGCAGGTCGGCCAGGTGGCCGCGGAAATCCGCCGTTGGCGCAAGCCGGAGCCCTATAAGGGCAAGGGCATCAAGTACCAGGGCGAGTTCATCTTCCGTAAGGAAGGGAAGAAGAAGTAA
- the rplR gene encoding 50S ribosomal protein L18: MAKGLSLFERRRRRVRTALRARGGMRPRLSIHRSGRHIYAQVIDDAQGRTLAAASTLDKDLREATGATTEAAASVGKAVAERAKAAGVTQVVFDRGGFLFHGRVKALADAAREGGLEF; this comes from the coding sequence ATGGCCAAGGGTCTCTCTCTCTTCGAACGCCGCCGTCGGCGCGTTCGCACCGCGCTCCGCGCTCGTGGTGGCATGCGTCCGCGCCTGTCGATCCATCGCTCGGGCCGCCACATCTACGCCCAGGTGATCGACGACGCGCAGGGCCGTACCCTCGCGGCCGCTTCGACGCTCGACAAGGATCTGCGCGAAGCGACCGGCGCCACCACCGAAGCGGCTGCTTCGGTTGGCAAGGCGGTTGCCGAGCGCGCCAAGGCGGCGGGCGTCACCCAGGTGGTGTTCGATCGCGGCGGTTTCCTGTTCCACGGTCGCGTCAAGGCGCTGGCCGATGCGGCCCGCGAAGGCGGATTGGAGTTCTAA
- the rpsN gene encoding 30S ribosomal protein S14, translating to MAKLSSINKNEKRKKMVAAYAPKYAKLKAIANDKNADETERLIARLKMAELPRNANPTRVRNRCEVTGRPRAYYRKFRLCRVQLRDLANKGLIPGVTKSSW from the coding sequence ATGGCGAAACTGAGTTCGATCAACAAGAACGAGAAGCGCAAGAAGATGGTCGCGGCTTACGCGCCCAAATATGCGAAGCTCAAGGCGATCGCGAACGACAAGAACGCGGACGAGACCGAGCGTCTGATCGCTCGCCTCAAGATGGCCGAGCTGCCGCGTAATGCGAACCCGACCCGCGTGCGTAACCGTTGCGAAGTGACGGGCCGTCCCCGCGCTTATTACCGCAAGTTCCGGCTGTGCCGTGTTCAGCTGCGCGATCTGGCCAACAAGGGCCTGATCCCCGGCGTCACCAAGTCGAGCTGGTAA